One genomic region from Anabaena sp. PCC 7108 encodes:
- a CDS encoding mechanosensitive ion channel family protein produces MNESIITQFLSPQLQKIYEQIITPYRKWLIFVCLLMVIDIFLLIILQQTWLKYIEIPLGLSIAIIVGVLTYRLFDKCFNYYLLESAIKQKMNGEILVVSNFIAKGLIFIIIFCIFAQTHQINLLGLVTSLGIGGVALAFAAKQTLQQLLGGIVIYIDRPFVVDDYIGLPDGTFGRVESIGLRSTKIRNSGKGTVTIVPNDSLIQLNIENFTGGRKVVSLIYLKFHQTINENEKALIRQVILESTSDLFGLDSRNTEVNFKDIFLDEKTHTTQAQISFFILGTGEVGMDMRHQLLDLAKQNITMQLQGFGINFDIADEPVNIDAPITI; encoded by the coding sequence ATGAATGAATCAATCATTACTCAGTTTTTATCTCCTCAATTACAGAAAATTTATGAGCAAATTATTACACCTTACCGAAAATGGTTAATATTTGTTTGTTTGTTAATGGTGATTGATATCTTCTTATTAATTATTCTCCAACAAACTTGGCTTAAATATATAGAAATTCCCCTGGGTTTATCCATAGCCATTATTGTTGGTGTGTTAACCTATCGGTTGTTTGATAAATGCTTTAATTATTATTTACTAGAGTCGGCAATTAAGCAGAAAATGAATGGTGAAATATTAGTAGTATCTAATTTTATCGCCAAAGGTCTAATTTTTATCATTATCTTCTGCATTTTCGCTCAAACTCATCAAATCAATCTCTTGGGTTTAGTGACAAGTTTAGGAATTGGTGGAGTAGCTTTAGCTTTTGCAGCTAAACAAACTTTACAACAGTTATTAGGTGGAATTGTCATTTATATTGATAGACCTTTTGTAGTTGATGACTATATTGGTTTACCTGATGGGACATTTGGTAGAGTAGAATCAATCGGGTTACGTTCTACGAAAATTAGAAATTCTGGTAAAGGAACTGTCACCATAGTTCCCAATGATTCACTAATTCAATTAAATATTGAAAACTTCACCGGAGGAAGAAAAGTAGTTTCCTTAATTTATTTAAAATTCCATCAAACAATTAACGAAAACGAAAAGGCTTTGATTCGTCAAGTTATCTTAGAAAGTACCAGTGATTTATTTGGACTAGATTCCCGCAATACTGAAGTAAATTTCAAAGATATATTTTTAGATGAAAAAACTCATACTACCCAGGCACAAATTAGCTTTTTTATTCTCGGTACTGGTGAAGTAGGTATGGATATGCGTCATCAATTGCTAGACCTAGCTAAACAAAATATTACTATGCAACTTCAAGGATTTGGGATTAATTTTGATATTGCAGATGAACCAGTTAATATTGATGCACCAATCACAATATAA
- a CDS encoding antitoxin, translated as MNTAKLSTDGIHQVVILPDDFQLTGTEVYIKKIGNAIVLIAKDNPWQSLIDSLDNFSDDFMITREQPHIDSRENF; from the coding sequence ATGAACACTGCCAAACTCAGCACTGACGGCATTCACCAAGTCGTAATTTTGCCAGATGACTTTCAACTCACAGGCACTGAAGTTTATATAAAAAAGATTGGTAATGCTATTGTTCTCATTGCCAAAGATAACCCCTGGCAATCTCTAATTGATAGTTTAGATAACTTCTCTGATGACTTTATGATTACCAGAGAACAACCGCATATTGATAGCAGAGAGAATTTTTAA
- a CDS encoding mechanosensitive ion channel family protein, translated as MQILVDIQNWLPIDEETRKFLISLGINLGIFCFFFLLSLVVGKYTPGLLTLIIHKFTPQPIVKIYESLIDPLENLLKVTGTLVLVSVSWNLLQQYTGFYLFLKFFLDLALISSFAALVSRLFRQILRVYGIDLIRKVGLEVDELLLVVETVTNVVIGFIAALAFAQSQNVNLIGLIAGLGIGGIAVAFAAQSTLEQIFGTVVLYLDRPFVAGEYIRISLSSQGILFARVESIGLRSTKLRIAAKSTLVIVPNSVMAKVDIENVTRGKKLMVLLYLDFSRILEKQEEALLEKVIKESTITLFGIDPNSTKINLFPQENQPGVRARVSFFILGSHENSIDFRKRLLELANEHISKKLLTYGIEFTMQEPTLYVESPMTI; from the coding sequence ATGCAGATTTTAGTTGATATTCAAAATTGGTTGCCAATTGATGAAGAAACGCGCAAATTTCTGATATCATTAGGAATAAATTTAGGAATTTTTTGTTTCTTTTTTCTTCTATCTTTAGTGGTTGGTAAATATACTCCTGGGTTGTTAACATTAATCATTCATAAATTTACACCCCAACCAATAGTCAAGATTTATGAAAGTTTAATTGATCCCTTAGAAAATCTTTTGAAAGTTACAGGGACTTTAGTTCTTGTCTCTGTATCTTGGAATTTACTGCAACAATATACAGGTTTTTATTTATTCCTGAAATTTTTTCTAGATTTAGCATTAATTAGCAGTTTTGCAGCTTTAGTATCTCGCTTATTTCGTCAGATTTTGCGGGTCTACGGAATTGATTTAATTCGTAAAGTAGGTTTAGAAGTTGATGAATTATTGTTAGTTGTTGAAACTGTTACTAATGTTGTTATTGGTTTCATTGCCGCTTTAGCATTTGCTCAAAGTCAGAATGTGAATTTAATAGGTTTAATTGCAGGTTTAGGAATTGGTGGTATAGCTGTTGCTTTTGCGGCACAAAGCACTCTGGAACAAATTTTTGGTACAGTTGTTTTATATTTAGATCGTCCTTTTGTAGCTGGAGAATACATCCGCATCAGTTTAAGTTCCCAAGGTATATTATTCGCTCGTGTGGAATCAATTGGTTTACGTTCCACAAAGTTGAGAATTGCTGCTAAAAGCACCTTGGTAATTGTTCCTAATTCAGTCATGGCAAAAGTTGATATTGAAAATGTCACTAGGGGTAAAAAGTTAATGGTTTTGCTTTATCTTGATTTTTCTCGCATCCTAGAAAAACAGGAAGAAGCATTACTAGAGAAAGTGATTAAGGAAAGTACAATTACTTTATTTGGTATTGATCCCAACAGTACAAAAATTAATTTGTTTCCCCAAGAAAATCAACCAGGAGTTCGCGCTAGGGTGAGTTTCTTTATTTTAGGTTCTCATGAAAATTCGATTGACTTCCGCAAGCGATTATTAGAATTAGCTAATGAACATATTTCTAAAAAGTTGCTGACTTACGGGATAGAATTCACCATGCAAGAACCAACGCTTTATGTTGAGTCACCGATGACGATTTAA
- a CDS encoding type II toxin-antitoxin system VapC family toxin codes for MRYLLDTNICIYIIKQKPQKVLDKFQSLQISDIGISSITVAELEYGVAKSQQQEKNRNALLQFLLPLQIVEFNQASATIYGEIRSNLESQGIVIGAMDMLIAAHALSLGVTLVTNNVREFSRISTLSLENWVE; via the coding sequence ATGCGATATCTACTAGATACCAATATTTGTATTTACATTATCAAACAAAAGCCTCAAAAGGTGCTGGATAAATTTCAAAGTTTGCAAATTTCAGATATCGGAATCTCTTCTATTACAGTTGCTGAACTTGAATATGGAGTAGCTAAAAGTCAACAACAAGAAAAAAATCGTAATGCGTTACTGCAATTTCTCCTACCTCTACAGATTGTGGAATTCAATCAAGCATCTGCAACAATTTATGGTGAAATCAGAAGTAATTTAGAAAGTCAAGGAATCGTTATTGGTGCAATGGATATGCTAATTGCTGCTCATGCTTTGAGTTTAGGAGTTACCCTGGTTACTAACAATGTGAGAGAGTTTTCCCGCATTTCTACGCTGTCATTAGAAAACTGGGTTGAGTAG
- a CDS encoding type II toxin-antitoxin system HicB family antitoxin, with translation MTRYHINTFYSQEDDGYIADIPDLKYCSAFGLT, from the coding sequence ATGACACGCTATCATATTAATACCTTCTACAGTCAAGAAGATGATGGTTATATAGCCGATATTCCTGATTTAAAATACTGTTCTGCATTTGGTTTAACATAA
- a CDS encoding Uma2 family endonuclease: MQTQTRYYTPEEYLELEEKAEYKNEYRDGDIVLMTGGTTNHNKIAGNFYADLKFALKKKNYDVYIGDVRLWIPRYRQYTYPDVMVIQGEPIYTGANTTTVMNPLLIAEVSSKSTSNYDQSDKFLYYRSIPEFKEYILINQYQYHVMQYVKTDDGKWIFTEYESESDILKLQTVDFQIDFNDLYEQVNFKQSIEE, encoded by the coding sequence ATGCAAACACAAACCCGGTACTATACCCCAGAAGAATATCTAGAACTAGAAGAAAAAGCAGAATATAAAAATGAATACCGCGACGGAGACATTGTACTCATGACTGGAGGAACAACAAATCATAATAAAATTGCAGGTAACTTTTATGCTGATCTGAAATTTGCTTTAAAAAAGAAAAATTATGATGTTTATATTGGTGATGTGCGGTTGTGGATACCGCGTTATCGTCAATATACATACCCTGATGTGATGGTGATTCAAGGTGAACCTATTTACACGGGAGCAAATACAACTACTGTGATGAATCCGTTATTAATTGCTGAAGTTTCATCTAAATCAACTAGTAATTATGACCAAAGTGATAAATTTCTTTATTATCGCTCAATACCTGAATTTAAAGAATATATTTTAATCAATCAATATCAATATCATGTCATGCAGTATGTAAAAACAGATGATGGTAAATGGATATTCACGGAGTATGAATCTGAATCGGATATTTTAAAACTGCAAACAGTTGATTTTCAAATTGATTTTAATGATTTGTATGAGCAGGTGAATTTTAAACAAAGCATTGAGGAATAA
- a CDS encoding damage-control phosphatase ARMT1 family protein, which translates to MNKPQIPNLPLPAPLVGSDASSFTEYTVTQRMPDIARRVIIENKFPTEINQSLEKLAAELPSGYLQPLVNDTGADFSDWEKYLKPYKNQRWVDIPWFVAETYFYRLILNITNYFKPGEWQGVDPFELQKIQGLETSIDSIISLCTQLQQWLNESQQENQPSKSSLIALLYFSLWGNRVDLSLWSAFEDDRSRFNIQTQLNNILVDDTFAVTKLLTKSQNNCIDLVIDNAGFELICDLCLVDFLLGSGFANQVYLHLKPHPTFVSDAMIKDVHYTKDFLLQSSNIQVQSLGQRLTENLASGKLVLTEDYFWTSPLPFWEIPKMLKNELGKSNLIIVKGDANYRRLLGDRYWDFTTNFADIVSYLPAPLVALRTLKSEVAAGLKTEVLEELKTVDPNWLTNGQWGVIQLVD; encoded by the coding sequence GTGAATAAACCTCAAATCCCCAATTTACCACTACCAGCACCGCTTGTAGGTTCAGATGCTAGCTCTTTTACTGAGTATACAGTTACTCAACGGATGCCAGATATTGCTCGTCGTGTGATTATAGAAAATAAATTCCCCACAGAAATAAATCAAAGCTTGGAAAAACTAGCAGCAGAACTACCAAGCGGATATTTACAACCTTTAGTAAATGACACGGGTGCAGATTTTTCCGACTGGGAGAAATATCTAAAACCTTATAAAAATCAACGTTGGGTAGATATTCCTTGGTTCGTTGCAGAAACTTATTTTTATCGTCTGATTCTGAATATTACTAATTACTTCAAACCTGGAGAATGGCAAGGTGTTGATCCATTTGAATTACAGAAAATTCAAGGTTTAGAAACATCAATTGACTCGATTATTTCTTTGTGTACTCAATTGCAGCAATGGTTAAATGAGTCGCAACAAGAAAATCAACCTAGCAAATCTTCGTTAATTGCTTTGTTGTATTTTTCATTGTGGGGAAATCGGGTTGACTTAAGTTTATGGTCAGCTTTTGAAGATGACAGGAGTCGTTTTAATATTCAGACTCAATTAAATAATATCTTAGTAGATGATACCTTTGCGGTTACTAAGTTATTAACCAAATCACAGAATAACTGCATTGATTTGGTTATTGATAATGCCGGGTTTGAGTTGATTTGTGATTTATGTTTGGTGGATTTTCTCTTAGGTAGTGGATTTGCAAATCAGGTTTATCTTCACTTAAAACCCCATCCAACTTTTGTATCTGATGCGATGATCAAAGATGTGCATTATACGAAAGATTTTTTATTGCAAAGTAGCAATATTCAAGTTCAATCATTGGGACAGAGATTAACAGAAAATCTAGCTTCAGGTAAATTAGTTTTAACTGAAGATTATTTTTGGACTTCACCATTACCATTTTGGGAAATACCAAAAATGCTCAAAAATGAATTAGGAAAATCTAACTTAATAATTGTCAAAGGTGATGCTAATTATCGGCGTTTATTAGGCGATCGCTATTGGGATTTTACCACAAATTTTGCAGATATAGTTTCTTACTTACCTGCACCACTTGTCGCTTTACGTACTTTAAAATCAGAAGTAGCCGCAGGTTTAAAAACCGAAGTTTTAGAGGAATTAAAAACAGTTGACCCTAATTGGTTGACAAATGGACAATGGGGGGTAATTCAATTAGTAGACTAA